A DNA window from Bacteroidia bacterium contains the following coding sequences:
- a CDS encoding DinB family protein, which translates to MDPEIQHRFSVLQKNRERLLSRLEKYKEEELIRSLNGGWSVSQVFFHLNTAEKLSIQYVKKKMLGGDSLPSPGVVQEFKLRLAEWRFRSGKKFKSPPVLGTVPEVVIYKEVLESWTATRVDMEQILDGFPSGMLRKSVFKQPALGYLNVIQMLRFMTMHADKHYRQIEKALS; encoded by the coding sequence ATGGATCCTGAAATCCAACACAGGTTCTCTGTGCTGCAGAAGAACAGGGAACGGTTACTTTCCCGCCTGGAAAAATATAAGGAGGAAGAACTGATACGCTCCCTGAACGGGGGCTGGTCTGTTTCCCAGGTGTTTTTTCATCTGAACACAGCGGAAAAGCTTTCCATTCAATATGTAAAAAAGAAAATGCTCGGTGGAGATTCCCTGCCTTCTCCGGGTGTGGTCCAGGAATTTAAATTAAGACTGGCGGAATGGCGTTTCCGGAGCGGAAAGAAGTTTAAGTCACCCCCGGTGCTCGGTACCGTTCCGGAAGTTGTGATCTACAAAGAAGTGCTGGAAAGTTGGACAGCAACTCGTGTGGATATGGAGCAGATCTTAGACGGATTTCCTTCCGGGATGTTGCGTAAAAGTGTTTTTAAGCAGCCTGCGCTCGGTTACCTTAACGTGATCCAGATGCTGCGATTCATGACCATGCATGCGGATAAGCACTACCGCCAGATTGAGAAGGCATTGTCATGA
- a CDS encoding pirin family protein, with protein sequence MIQIFPQSSQAKGSFNFGRILEHKPIGFPQDGGALKPYSTLFYWAHAWSDEGGLIDQHPHKGFEIMSYVLLGEIRHYDNQLNGWKKLVAGDVQVIRAGSGIVHAEQLMPGSAMYQIWFDPNLQETLTQDPSYNDYPSRVFPVTRQQGIGIKHICGGGSPFQIRSKVDFIQEWSLKGESRTMDLEPRSIYSVCVISGTAGWNGKSAEAGDFIVITEEKELKVEGDGRFLVIGTPKDPGFDTYYRYMTR encoded by the coding sequence ATGATTCAGATTTTTCCTCAGTCCTCGCAGGCCAAAGGCAGTTTTAATTTCGGACGCATTCTGGAGCATAAACCCATTGGCTTTCCTCAGGATGGCGGTGCGCTGAAACCATACTCTACTCTTTTTTACTGGGCACATGCCTGGAGCGATGAAGGGGGACTGATTGACCAGCATCCGCATAAGGGATTTGAGATCATGAGTTATGTGCTCCTGGGGGAAATACGTCATTACGACAATCAGCTTAACGGATGGAAAAAACTGGTGGCAGGTGATGTACAGGTGATACGGGCAGGAAGCGGAATTGTTCACGCGGAACAGCTGATGCCCGGTTCTGCCATGTACCAAATCTGGTTCGACCCGAACCTGCAGGAGACCTTAACCCAGGATCCATCTTACAACGATTATCCTTCCAGAGTATTTCCGGTGACCCGGCAGCAGGGGATCGGGATAAAGCATATCTGCGGCGGCGGATCGCCCTTTCAAATCCGGAGTAAAGTGGATTTTATTCAGGAGTGGAGTCTCAAAGGGGAATCGCGCACCATGGACCTTGAGCCACGAAGCATCTATAGCGTGTGTGTTATCTCGGGTACAGCCGGCTGGAATGGAAAATCAGCGGAGGCCGGCGATTTTATTGTGATCACAGAGGAGAAAGAGCTTAAGGTGGAAGGAGACGGACGTTTCCTGGTGATTGGTACCCCTAAGGACCCCGGTTTCGATACCTATTATAGGTATATGACCCGATGA
- the dprA gene encoding DNA-protecting protein DprA, with translation MNQKEKSGRLLFDVALSLLPEIGPVKAKALLAYCGSAENVFKASRRELEKIPGIGKGTVASVHTAEIVEAAEQEIRQCQRNGINVISYTSAEYPSRLKQCGDGPIVLFCKGNATLNYSRIVSVVGSRDASVHGKEVCEQIVRGLKEMNAMVVSGLAYGMDICAHRACLKLDIPTIGVLAHGLDTIYPSAHRTVAERMCENGGLITEFPFATRLHPDHFPRRNRIIAGMADALIVVEAGMRSGSLVTATLANDYSRDVFAVPGRWSDSSSEGTNHLIKTNKAALIQSVSDIEYLLGWEKKEGERQMQLFRELDEEEKRIVDALKKSDDVHIDDLSILTDIPGGKLLSKLLSMEFDGIVVSQPGKKFHLCK, from the coding sequence ATGAATCAAAAAGAGAAATCCGGACGCTTGCTTTTCGACGTAGCCCTTTCCTTGCTCCCCGAAATAGGTCCTGTAAAGGCCAAAGCACTGCTGGCTTATTGCGGCAGTGCGGAAAATGTATTCAAGGCCTCCCGCCGGGAGCTGGAAAAGATCCCCGGTATTGGAAAAGGAACGGTGGCATCCGTTCACACTGCGGAAATTGTGGAGGCGGCAGAGCAGGAAATTCGTCAATGCCAGCGAAACGGCATTAATGTTATTTCCTACACCAGCGCGGAATATCCTTCCCGTCTGAAGCAGTGCGGAGACGGACCGATTGTACTTTTCTGTAAAGGAAATGCTACGCTGAATTACTCCCGGATTGTGAGTGTGGTGGGATCAAGGGACGCGTCTGTTCACGGCAAGGAAGTTTGTGAGCAAATTGTACGTGGCCTTAAAGAAATGAATGCAATGGTGGTGAGCGGCCTTGCTTACGGGATGGATATATGTGCCCACCGTGCCTGCCTAAAACTGGATATTCCGACCATTGGAGTACTCGCGCACGGTCTCGATACCATTTACCCTTCTGCGCACCGCACTGTGGCGGAGCGTATGTGCGAAAACGGCGGACTGATTACTGAATTTCCCTTCGCTACACGCTTGCATCCCGATCATTTCCCAAGAAGGAACCGTATCATTGCCGGCATGGCAGACGCGCTGATAGTGGTGGAGGCCGGTATGCGCAGCGGATCGCTCGTGACCGCTACCCTGGCCAACGATTATAGCCGCGACGTTTTTGCCGTGCCGGGACGATGGAGCGATTCATCTTCAGAGGGAACCAATCACCTCATCAAAACAAACAAAGCCGCTCTCATACAGTCTGTGAGCGATATAGAGTATTTACTCGGATGGGAAAAGAAGGAAGGAGAGAGGCAAATGCAGTTGTTCCGGGAGCTCGACGAGGAGGAAAAGCGTATTGTTGACGCACTGAAAAAGAGTGACGATGTCCATATTGACGATCTCTCCATCCTAACGGACATTCCCGGTGGAAAATTGCTCAGTAAACTGCTCTCTATGGAATTTGACGGTATCGTGGTCAGTCAGCCGGGAAAGAAATTTCATTTGTGCAAATGA
- a CDS encoding TonB-dependent receptor — translation MNFPLVRFFCTLLLFSIFSLSGFAQREGHVSGMVYDSLAGVPLPGVSVKVEGGGTASTNLEGKFEIPVNKAGRYKVHCMMVGYKPLTVQIDSGDFKDIFMYESITQFESVVISAGKFEQKMEELTVSVEILKPDLIEQKNTNNMESVIDQVPGISMMEGQCNIRGGSGFSYGAGSRVLLLVDELPMLSADAGDVKWNFLPVENISQVEVIKGASSALYGSSALNGVINVRTAYPTPVPKTELSFSSGFYNDPLRDTLNWWGKNNPVFSHFNFFHSRQLGQLDLVVAGQLFSDEGFRMLEKEQRYRGNANLRWRSKKVKGLSYGINFNRMVTEGGLFILWQNADSAYIPQNYEVQIYSNTRTSLDPFLTYYTDKDARHSLRGRFYQTQNENNTSQSSLADLYYGEYQFQKRLKKDLTLTAGFTAVFSEVNSDSMYKHHTSNNYSLYAQADKKWKRFVFSLGIRGEFFRVDTAQTEFHIPAGQDTITLPVNPVARMGVSYKAAEHTFLRGSFGQGYRFPSVAEKFVSTTANSLKTFPNPGLQPEHGWSAEIGVKQGIKIKKWAGYLDVAGFWTEYRDMMEFNMDYYIPESITNPTLTDYINYFGAKSVNVGHTRITGAEVTLTGTGKLWKDLHMTVLGGYTYINPVNLNNDSAYTATFSDSGSSKLKYRWEHVAKLDVQLEWKKYSLGFSLRYNSFMKNIDRRFEDRLLYDVIPALELYILPGLKQYREEHKKGDLVMDIRAGWEMSKTVKMNVVINNVFNREYMSRPGDMMPPRNSSLQLLVRF, via the coding sequence ATGAACTTCCCGCTGGTCCGTTTTTTCTGCACCCTTCTACTCTTCTCCATATTCTCTCTTTCCGGCTTCGCACAGCGGGAAGGACATGTGTCCGGCATGGTTTATGACTCACTGGCCGGCGTGCCGCTACCCGGTGTTTCGGTGAAAGTGGAGGGAGGGGGAACGGCTTCTACCAACCTGGAAGGGAAATTCGAGATCCCTGTGAACAAAGCCGGCCGGTACAAGGTTCATTGCATGATGGTGGGATACAAACCGCTTACTGTGCAAATAGACTCCGGAGATTTCAAGGATATTTTTATGTATGAAAGCATCACCCAGTTCGAGAGTGTGGTGATCTCCGCCGGAAAGTTCGAGCAGAAGATGGAAGAACTGACCGTGAGCGTGGAAATACTTAAGCCTGATCTCATTGAACAAAAGAATACCAACAACATGGAATCCGTGATCGACCAGGTGCCGGGGATCTCCATGATGGAAGGACAATGTAATATTCGTGGCGGAAGCGGCTTTTCTTATGGCGCAGGCAGCCGTGTGCTGCTGCTGGTAGACGAACTGCCTATGCTCAGTGCAGACGCGGGTGATGTGAAATGGAATTTTCTGCCCGTTGAAAATATCTCCCAGGTAGAAGTGATCAAAGGAGCTTCCTCCGCGCTCTATGGATCATCCGCGCTCAACGGTGTTATCAACGTACGCACCGCCTATCCTACTCCAGTTCCCAAAACCGAACTTTCTTTTTCTTCCGGATTTTATAACGATCCGCTGCGCGATACCCTGAACTGGTGGGGAAAGAACAATCCTGTATTTTCTCACTTCAACTTTTTCCATTCCCGTCAACTCGGACAACTAGACCTGGTTGTCGCCGGACAATTATTCAGCGACGAAGGGTTCCGGATGCTGGAGAAAGAACAACGATACAGGGGAAATGCCAACCTTCGCTGGCGCAGTAAAAAAGTAAAAGGACTCAGCTACGGAATAAACTTCAACCGCATGGTAACCGAAGGTGGTCTGTTTATTCTCTGGCAAAATGCAGACAGCGCTTATATTCCGCAGAATTATGAAGTGCAGATCTACAGCAATACACGCACCAGCCTGGATCCGTTCCTGACATACTACACAGACAAAGACGCCCGGCACAGCCTACGCGGTCGTTTTTATCAGACTCAAAACGAGAATAACACCTCTCAAAGCTCCCTGGCCGACCTCTATTACGGTGAATACCAGTTCCAGAAACGCCTGAAAAAGGATCTGACACTTACCGCCGGTTTCACCGCCGTATTCAGCGAAGTGAATTCTGATTCCATGTATAAACATCACACCAGTAATAATTACTCGCTGTACGCACAGGCTGATAAGAAGTGGAAACGGTTTGTGTTCTCCCTTGGTATCCGGGGAGAGTTTTTCCGGGTAGACACCGCACAAACAGAATTTCATATTCCTGCCGGACAGGATACGATCACGCTACCCGTTAACCCCGTTGCGCGTATGGGCGTAAGCTACAAGGCAGCGGAACACACTTTCCTGCGAGGTTCATTCGGGCAAGGGTACCGTTTTCCTTCTGTAGCGGAAAAATTTGTGAGTACTACCGCCAACAGCCTGAAGACATTTCCCAATCCCGGTCTTCAGCCTGAACACGGCTGGAGCGCCGAGATCGGCGTAAAACAAGGGATAAAAATCAAAAAGTGGGCCGGCTACTTAGATGTAGCCGGATTCTGGACAGAGTACCGTGACATGATGGAGTTCAATATGGATTATTATATCCCTGAATCCATCACTAACCCAACGCTCACTGATTATATCAATTACTTCGGCGCAAAATCTGTCAATGTCGGCCATACCCGTATCACCGGTGCGGAAGTCACCCTCACCGGAACAGGTAAACTTTGGAAAGACCTTCACATGACCGTCCTTGGCGGATACACCTATATCAACCCTGTGAATCTGAATAACGACAGCGCATATACCGCCACCTTTTCTGATAGCGGTTCTTCGAAACTTAAATACCGCTGGGAACATGTGGCAAAACTGGATGTGCAGCTGGAATGGAAGAAATATTCCCTGGGATTCAGCCTGCGATACAACAGTTTCATGAAGAATATTGACCGGCGTTTTGAAGACCGGCTGCTTTATGATGTGATTCCCGCTCTTGAACTATATATTCTTCCGGGGTTAAAACAATACCGCGAGGAACACAAGAAAGGAGACCTCGTGATGGATATTCGTGCGGGATGGGAAATGAGCAAAACAGTGAAAATGAATGTGGTCATCAATAATGTCTTCAACCGCGAATACATGAGCCGCCCGGGAGATATGATGCCTCCCAGAAATTCCTCCCTTCAACTGCTGGTGAGGTTCTAA